The Ziziphus jujuba cultivar Dongzao chromosome 5, ASM3175591v1 genome segment CCAAAAGTAAATAGGACGGTTTGTTCGTACCAGTTTACAGCCATTTCTTAATTTAAGAAGAAACTAGCCTAGGGGTATCGGCCGAGTTGATAAATTTTGCAAATGTTAAGCAAAGAATTAAGATTTCAAATAACTGCAAAGTACCTTCAAGAATTTGTGTCAGAAGAGGCTTTAGTCTACCATTTTCAGCCATCTGCCGCACATTGTTCTCGCACCTCTCTAGATTTTCTAGCATTTTATCAGCCTTCTCAACAGTCAGAATATTCTCTGATTTGCTACTTGTCATTCCAACCAACATAAGAATCGCACCATTAATTGAACCAATCTTCTCAGACAGGACTTCAGATTTTGAAAGCTCATACAGCAAAGAAACAGCTTCCTCCCTCTCTTTGGACTGCTCATGAGATAAGAACTTTACAATAGTACGAACAGTGTCTCCCTCAGCCAACATTTCCtgcaaagaaaaaagagattcAATAAGCAAAATGCCCCGAGTTCATCCACGCCAAACCGTACAGATAATGGGCATAACATGGACAACCTTATTCTCATCATTTTCCTCAACTACAATTCGTAAAGTTTCCAAAACTTTACACCTGACTTTACGGCTGCTGCTCTTCAACATGTCAACAATCATGGGTATCAACCCTGCACTGCGTGCAATATGCTTATTTGCCCGGCTTTTTTGGCAGATATGCTGAACATACTTCAAGGCCAGTAGAACATCACTTTCTGAACTGCTCAGATTCAGTGACCTGCGAGCCATGTCAAGCTGAGCAGCTTCATTCCTAGCAGTCCACTCTTCAATGGTATTTCGCAATGCTATACTAGGCTTCAGATCTGTGCTTTTCAATTCTTTCAGAGTCAATGGGCAGACCAACTTCCTTCCACTCTCCCTGCATTCCTTGAACCATTTTTCTATTGATTCGCGCTCAAATGTTTGCCCATTTTCTAAGGTAACAGGATCACGCATGACTAGTTTTGTTAAAGGGCATACAAATGCATCATAAATTGGCTCAATATGTAGTCTCTCAAAATGATAGCTGTCATCTGACTGGCTGCCAGGGTCATAACTTCCGTCCCAATTTTCAGCCATCTGACCTTACTTGCCCACTGCAACAAACTAACAAAGTATAAAGATAAGTCAGAATCAGAACCAGTATAGTTACAGTGCAATTTGAAATGGAACGAGAGACACAGGAAAAAGGAAACCGCTTATACAAAAACATAAAGTTGGAGGAGGATTGGAGGGGGATAAATGTCTTCCAACAATAAAAGCAAAGTGAAGGAAGAACATCTTTaaagttgtttttatttatttatcattattattattttagccaATGGGACTGACGGCCTgatattgaatattaatttgTCAATAGAAGGGCCAAGTAGACAATACAACAACTCGCTCAGTGAATACTGGGATAAATCCCTGAACTTGAAACTTGGAACTAAATCTCCCCTGTATTGGAGAAGCCgtgtatatacatacacactGAAATCTACAACAGCCTATGTGAATCAACCACGGACAGAAATTCAGAAACAAGTAAAACTTTCAAATCAAACCAGCTTTATTCGGGAATTTAACCTTTAGATTACTAGCATGATGAAGGAACCCACAACAATGATGGCGGGTGTAATGATCATAAAAATTGAGCACATCACAAACAAATCGACCAAGATTTCAATTAGAATGATTATTCAAATTCGTCAAAAGCAGATTTTATTCATCCGAATAATTTCCTAGTAAATTGAATGTTAAGGCAATTCAGTGTGAATAAAGTTGTGAACTTTACACAAGAAGGATAGCAAGCCCTACCTTTTGATTCTTGTCACAACGAATCCTTGAAGGGAAGGACGCTCGGATGAAAAGCCCTAGTTCTTAGTCTGAGAACCTGACAAACTGACTAAGGTGGAATCTCTGAGCATGCCGGAAACGAAGAAGAAGTCCTCTGCATCCATGGAGAAGAGGAACCTAAATTTTGGGTcgtcttctttcttcttcctttgaaTTGGATTGAGAAtgagagagaacaaaaaaaaaaacaaaacaaaacaaaaacaaaaaaacaaaaaaggagcgaaaggaaaaaaacaacaGCGAAGGAGGAGGAGCTCGTGGTATGAACAGCGAAAcccaacaaaaagataaaaataaaaataattttttaaaaaaaaaaaggaaaaacattgAATAAACAACTAGAGGAAGAGAAAGTTGACTGGACGCCAACAGTCATCGGAGAGAGAGTGTGGAGCCAGCGTCACCAGCCGCTGACCCCACTTCTTCTAAAGCAACACCAGCCTGGCTTATTCTGCCATTTTTTGTTcacctacttttttttttttttttggttccttaaACTGAAGCTTCCTAACCAATATAATTACTTAATTTTGGTTATGAATGAGAAATGACCATTAttgtgaccaaaaaaaaaaaatatttatcaaaaatgttatctttattagcaaataataatgatataaaaaCAGGATCGCAGGCGAATTTGATGGAGGGGGTTAGAAGTGAGTACATTAGCAAACCCTGTgcgttttgtttctttttgctATGCTTTATATTCACCTGAAATGGAAGTTCCAACAAGAATATATAAAGTACATTTttagcccccaaaaaaaaaaaaaaaatatatatatatatatataaagtacatgaataagaaaatcaattttaatccaTCTCTAAGCAGTAGCATGCTTCTTTATATAATTGTCGAAATCAAATGGATGGTTTAGCAGGTGCGTAAAGATGTTATCAACCTGAAATTAAATTGTACTCTTTTACTGCACTTTCTTCTAAACTTTTATGACAAAAAAACTGGTCAGAGCCTGaaattgtttatgttggtgCTCTAAAAGCAATCCATATTTAATAGATTCTCTTATTGTTCAATTCCTTCAGTGGGCCAAGACGTCGATTCGTGGGCAGGGTATAAATGATTACTATTCTCAAATTTGATTCGTAAGAATTTACTCAAATTTagcttaaatttttaaaatgttaaaataatttatttatattcgaCTCGGTTAGTACATAAAAAGTTCAACTTATATCAACTCAGTTTATTTTaacataaacatttaaaaacttaaatatatatattttttaaagtaaaaagttTGTCATTCgttattaataaatttcatttattttattataaaattaatttattttttataatttatatatttaagatataaaaataattatttaagcacattttttaaaatataaaaaataaaatttatatattataaatattgaatgtatttaaattcataatataaataaataataaatgtaaacTATTTATATGCTATCCCCGAGTTTGatttattacttaaaatcaATTTGCAAACATCATTTATTGTTTAAACCCGGTTTATTTTCTTTATGAGACGAGTTCAAATCGAATTCGGACTGATCACGAGTTGCTCGAGTCTATCTATAATCTATCATTGAGCATATGCAAATAGGCTTATCAAGACCAAAAGAGATTGCACACACAAAATTCCCAAAAATAGCTATTTcttaacaatttctctcaactTAGGACACTTTGATCCTCTTGTACAAGTCGAATATATGGATATTGATGGAAGAATAGCCATTTTGTTCATGATAAACCAGCCATAATGACTTTCCAAACACTTCAAAAGGTGAAAAAATTGAATTGCCAGTAACACAGACCAAAGCGGAGAGAGGGTGAAAAGTGAAAAATGTCCACATCTTTAGGCACCAAATCTAAGAGGTTTAAGTTATGACATCAGGAAGATAAGAGGTAGCTTAAAATGAGGTACAATATAATAAAACCATCTAATCTTAAATGGTTTACACTCAAGCTTAcgcaaaattttcacaaattcaacatgtatatgtatatcaCAAAATGGGATACGGTTTATATATGCCTTGGCAACATGCATTTTGGAAGTAGCAAGGCATAAGTCTATCTCGGTCTTTCTAGGCAGCTTTGCCATGGATAGCATGAATAACCTGATTTCCTAAAACAGTCTTGGGATACCCGCAAGCTGCCAAGACGAAATGGCTATCCTTAGCACACCAGACGACGAGCGAATATTGCCACCCAAATAACaggaaattttcaaattgcaaaATGCTTAATGTCTGAAGCTACCAACATTTCGGGAGCCCCATATGGACTAGATCATGATATCTCTTCTGCAAATATGATATCAAAGATGACTTGCACTGCACACAGATAACATATATGTTAGACCACGTGTGTTGTTCGCTTGCTTACTCATGAAAGAAGCAAACCTAGGCATTCCCAAATAATCTAGAAACTTCATGCCAGAAGTAAATTAGAGTTTCCAATGGCTCAAGTAAGCTCTTATACAGTCGATCTTGATCAATTTATTTTGAACTTCTTACATATATTTCCCTCATACTAGCAATCTTTGCTTACCTTCCTCCTTGGGGATGTTAGGCTGATCAATCAAAAGTTGCTGGAGTGCACTTAGGTCACAGGAACTGCAATGtagaaaaaattcaataaacagATGAAATCTATATAAAgcatagttttttaaaacagaCATACAGACATATAAGACAGACGAAAacgaaaaatacatttaaatgtCCAAGTAGTGAAAACAACCATGTAGAGGGGAAGAGTAGAAATCTTCCACCTTTGCTTGTTCGTACTTCAATTtactttcttaattttaaattgttaaaacaaaaatgcgagtaaacttattaaaaaaaagaaaaaagaaaaaaaggtactTTTACAAAATTTGTGTCAAAAACATGTTTCATGGAGCACATTACAGCTTCAGAAGCGACAGATTTCGTCCCATGAATATTAAAACCAAACAATTCCTGTTTTAAGATAAGCATTTCTTACTTGGGTTTCAAGATGAGTGTTGAAAGTGCTGAAACCAATGACGATTTAAGAAGGTACCTGGAAACCGAAAGAACAAGGCAATATTGAGAAACCAAATCTTATAGGATTTGAACCAAAAGGGAAATTGAGTGCAGAGGCTAGCAACTTAATGTAGAGAGAGATCATGATGTTGGAATAAGTATACATAATGCACAGCTAGTGCGTGTTGCAGAAGAGCAGCTGCCACAAGCTAGATTAGAAAacgaataaaaattattgaaaagaaaaataataaaattccagaaagtaGATTAGAAACCATACTCGAAGTGGTGCATCTCATGAAGAAGCATAAGCCCATCCAAGCAATCTGCAAGACTGGGTTTTACGCCAACACGTTGCTTCAGCTGTTTCAAACTCGGTTGACTAGACCCACCTCTCATCATCTGCCTACCATCACGATGAATCTTCTCAAGCCTCAAGACAACACCATGAAACTCTTCCCTGAAATTAATACCACAATATGAGAAAATAATATTCCAATGACTTAGGTAAACTTGAACTCATTCAAACTACTTACAAGGTCTTTTTCATCGAAAGCAAAATGCTTTGCAACGACTCCATCTGCTTCGTCAATACTGCGTCTTTAATGTCACCGATATTATTCAAACAGCCATAATTCTTAGAATCTCGAAGCACCTGGTTTTGCACCCAAACATACGAATTCTCAAGTAACATACAGataggggcaaaaaaaaaaaaaaaaaaaaaaaaaaaagtgagaagaATTTTCCGATGACAAAGTAAAAGCTACGTTAAAAATTTAAACCTGCAACCTCTGGATGATGGAGGAGGAGCTTGTGAACTGCAAGATCAAGCGAGACTGGAGGTTGGCCCAGCGGTCCATCTCGTCTCGAGCCCTCCTGAACCGTTGCTGATACTTTTTCACCACCGCCTCCATCACTGCCTTCACAAAGGATCGGATTCGGCGCGTGGACAATTTTGGTCTAACCACCGGCTGACTACTATGCAATGTACTATGTGGAGGTTTAGCCTCTATTTGCTTTTTTGGGCCGGACTATGGTTTTCCGAATCCAATTTGAAACAATAATAGCCCAATTTATCCTGGGCGGTTCGGGGCGGGTGTATTTGCAATTACGACGTTATCCTCAAGACTTTTCCGGAAATAACGATTATAATTTTCCTCTAGTTGTGCCCATGGGCAGTTGATCCTATTGCGTTCGGTGAATTGGGGTTCCGAATCTGAATCTGAATACGAAGCAGGATGGAAGAACAAGACTCAGAAACACAGAGCTCCGGAAgtggaggagaagaagaaacgcTTAAATTAGAGCCTGAAGGATTACGACATGACGTTGAAGACCAACACGTTTTGCAGTTTCTGGATTCCCTTGATGGCTATATAACGCTAATGGATTCATTGTCTCTGACACTCCGCCAGGTAAAAGTTACGCTGTTAATTGCGCAATTTCCTTTTGAAGATGTCAATATCCTATGTTATTTATCGCCAACAGCACGAGGCAAGAGGAGCTGCCGATAAAATATGCTACTAACTTTAATGTAAAAGTTTCCAACTTTACACAATTTCTCATAAATATGGAAATGTGTTTCATCTTTGGTAGTGGCCccactttaatttatttgagaaattatttcacatttttcaaatttagttgTAGAGGTGCATCATCATCAGAGGTAGGTCGGTATTACTGTGTTAGTGTCAAATTCAGGATAGGATAGCTTAGATTTATTGGTCTTCATGAGCTTTTTGTATTGAAATTGAAActgaaattaaaattgaaagttTTGACAGGGATGGCTTGAATTAGCGAGTGCTCGACATTCCATGGGTGCATCTCGCGTCAACAGTGCTCTGTTGAACCTGAAATTCCACTCTGCTTCTACCTCATTGCAAGTAACAAGAAATGATGGTAAACTTCATTCCGTCATTATCAAAATCTGTTATATGTATGTCCCATGTAAActcttgaaataaatttaagttGAAACTAATCAATAACCACTCTCTAAGCCGCGCATCACCATTAATAATTATAGCAGTGCTCCTAGGCACACGGATGTTAACGATTACCTGTTATTCGCATTTGCTTGTTCCTTTTTCTGAGGCAttgtcatattatttatttgtagttgattCAGAAGCGAACGAAGCAAACTTTACATTGTGCAAATGGGCATCCTCCAATAGTGGACACAGCTCAGCAGGAGAAAAATTTAGGGAGGACAAGTTGCAGACGAAGCATGATAGTCCAGATCTACGACACCGTAGCAAATCCCAGTTTTCAGGTATAGATGTGTAATCCTTTACATGATTTGGTGTACTGGTCAGTTGACTGAGAAAACACCTAGTATCATTTTCTCCATGAAATAGAGTGGTAAAGATCTGGAACACTATGACCCCAATGTTCTAGGTTTGTGACTTTGTGTAGAGTATTATATCCCAGATTGCAGGAAATTTCTGTTTCATTTCTGATCTCTTCTGATTGGATTCTGTTTTTATCTTGTTCTTTTCTATTTGACTGAAGAAACTCCAGATGAAACCTCAGTACAAAGTGGAGCTTCGCTTGTAGCTGATGATCATGTAAGTCTCTCACAAATGTTGGTGTTGTATGCTTGATTTTGATGACTTTGGAGTGGACTAGATTGGCTAATTTACATCACCCTCATTTCTTCTTGTGCTTTTCAATACATGGTTCATTCCCTTGGTTATTATTGATACTGTTAGGCATCTTATAAAATTGGGTTGAATGCTGTTTAAGTGAAAATGAGGttattcaataaaatttgtCCCTGCTGTCACAGGTTCAGAGGGAGCGATCCAAATCATTGTCGGTATTTGGCACTTTGGTTTCTCCAAAGCTTCGTGCGGCTCAACTTTCATTTGAAACAGGTGATGGAGTTTGCTTCTTCAATTATTTACTCTTTAGAACATATCTCTCTTTCCCTCTCCAAACTCCTAACTGGTTTTGCTCTTTGAGGACCTAAGTTTAAGGTTATTATTATGTCAAACTTATGTCACTTAGATCAAATTGGgaagctttattttttttttctgcagcTTTGGAAATGCTTGTAGAAATTGCGAACACACGTTCAACAATGCTCTCTGCTTTCAATCGAGTCAAGAAAGGATTGGAAGACATTAAAAGTTGATCAAAGCTGGTCTTTTAAGGCATATATGATATTTGGCTACTGGAAAGTTCAACATCTTCTTTCCCTTTATCCTGCTCACTCTGAGCACATGATTGATGTGCCCCAAGTTCTGAACTTATGATCTCAATTCTCAAacacacagtttttttttttttttaattttgggtgCATATTGTGATTTCTGGTTAAATTTCTCTCTATGTAATGTATATTTGAGGTGAAATTTTGGTGCATCTTACATGTAACATCTAGGTTGTATAATTCCTAAAAGTGGATGCCGGTAGCGTTTTGTCTTGCTGGAAAATTTTGGTGACAGGAGATAATTTAATGGATTGCTACAATGCAGGCTCAGAAGAACTGCCATATTTCAAACTCTCTTATTTACTGGAAGGTGCAGGGCTCTTTCTATTGTGCTGTTTAAAAGCCCTTATTGAttggttaaattttaatattcaaattaatataaaatacattacaatcaacaaaacaaacaatatatatatatatatatataatcttttaaaattatatatgaacattatgtaaataaataattatgatcaggtttttattttttcagtggTTTATTCGGAGTTGGATTTAGAATCAAgtttaaattgaattgaaggcgaaatttttttcataattaaaacattaaaaagcTATATAAATTCTCCTCGAATACTTTGTAAAATATCAGGCTTACGACGtcaatagaaatttttttttaaaaaaaatctaatacttACGGCAATATTTTCAACTGCATCAAAACTACCATTTTACCCTTCGATTTCGAGGGATAAATTTCAGGCGAATTTCGATCCTCTTTTtcccgccaaaaaaaaaagccctcaATAGCTTGTCCGTAGATGGTTCGTACAAAAGCCTTGCTGAGAATTTTGCACGCACCAAAAGTAGCCGAAAATGGTGTCTGCAACTCCGgcgaaaaatcataaaaatgtcTACCACATCGGAGGTGTCCAGGTGGAGTTCCCGTACCGTCCGTACGGGACGCAGCTTGCGTTCATGGGTAGAGTCATCTCCACACTGGAACGGGCTCACAAGGACGGCCATTGCCACGCAATTCTGGAGTCACCCACCGGAACCGGGAAATCGCTCTCGCTCCTCTGCTCAACCCTAGCTTGGCTGCAGAATTACAAGTTCAAGAACCAGTTCGCGAATCTCTCTCACTCCAAGCCCGATCCTGAGGCGATGACTGATCCTCTGGGTCATGGTGGTGGATTTGTTCCCGAAGACGAACCTTCAAGTAATCCTCTTTtcgaataaagaaaaaaaaatcaatgcgTATTTGGCACTATtaatttttccacttttttagCAATCCTATCACTAATATTTTGATTCTTTTTAGGTGCACCAGTGGTGGAAGCTTCGGGACCTGCTAAATCTATAGAAAAGAGTAAGAATCAGAAGAAAAGGCCAGCACCTATCATATATTATGCATCGTAAGTAATATATTATCGAATCATGGTGCGATTAGaataattgatttttctaatatcttttttttttttttttttttttttaaagaaactcTAGAATAACTCTTTCTGTCTTCTGTTATCCATTTAAGGAGGACACATTCGCAAATTTCACAAGTAATTCGTGAATATCGCAAAACTGGTTACCGTGTGCCAATGGCTGTTTTGGTAGGTTGGCTTGTTTCTTCCAATATTTGAGTTAAATGTTAGTATTGAACCCTTACAAAGTAGTGgtagtaattaattatttgatctGAGTGGTTTGTTTTATGCAGTCAAATTGTGTTATTGTTTCTTAGAAGTAATCGTCTCTTGGATCGGTTTCTGGTTTATCATGGTGATCTACGTTTGTCTGCATCTTTGTTTGAATATGGTCAATAGAAAAACGTATAATTCCTTACGAATGTTTTTGGTTTATtgcacaaaatattaaaatgacttTAGTCAGAGTGGATATGGCCAGCCCTCATAGTGGTCATGGGTTCAAAATGTGGCCAAAGTGTTAGTCTCAGTGAGATTATTGCAGTTCGGACTTATAGTAGTGGTTGCCCTTTTCCTCCAGGCCTCACGGAAACATTACTGCACCAATGCATACGTGCATGGGAAAGAGAATATAGATGAAGAATGGTGCACTTATTTCCTTTTCagagaataaatttttttattcatttttttttttttttttggagggtgGGGGCAGTATCTTTTTTTCTGTCTAAAACATGTTATTGAATTTTCCAGTAAGTTGCTTTTGAAGAATCGAGAGGTGGGGTGCCCAGAATTTAAGTAAGTGatttctcaattcaaatacttgCTGCATTGATGTTTTTAATGTTTGGTTGCACTGTTAGCATAATTTGTGAGCTTAAGCAATTGGTTTCTCCTACAATCAGAAATGTACATAAAGTCAAATGCCATCCATCCCTTCAAAAAGGAGGCTGCCATGAGGCCCATGATATAGAGGATCTTGTCAAAGTTGGAAAAGTTGTCAGAGGTTTGCCTTTCAATTTTCTCTCTATATCTTTAAAGCAAGTAAGCTTAGTGTTTTATCGATATTTCACAAAGATTATCTTGTTCTCCAGGTTGTTCATATTATGCAGCACGTTCTATGGCAGGCGATGCACAGTTGGTATTCTGCCCATATAACTACATTATCAATCCAGTCATTCGGGGAGCAATGGAAGTAGATATAAAAGGAGCTATTGTAGTTCTTGATGAGGCACAGTATGTTGCAACATGCTTATCTAGTTTTGTTTGTACTTTATAAGCCTCAATTTTGTGGAAAAATgtggtaaaattaaaaaataagtaaatatataaaattaaaaatctaactTCTTGTACTCTCTTCTCAATTTTGTTGAATaaacaaatttcaacattttGATGTGAGTTAAAGCAAATTCTACAGTCATAAATtgtaaatttctaaaaattagCATCTTCCCACTTGAACgtcatttttgaaattttactttGAAAGTTATAATGCAGGGACTTTGACTGTTCTATTTGCTTGAAGAATTTTTACATATAGACCATGAAAATGCATGTTTAGACCCACTGGTCCGAGTGCTCCAAAATTTGTTTTACCTGTATGCAGTAACATAGAGGATATAGCCCGCGACGCTGGTAGCATGGATGTCGAAGAAGATGTTTTGCATAGTAGGCTATAagtcaacttcttcttcttctctctctctctctctctctctctctctctctctccgtctcttttagtttatttcttttcttgtcgTGAATGTTGCTTACATGTAGTTGTACTTTTGAAAGAACTGCAGATGGAACTTGGTCAACTCTGGCCAAATGATGCTTCAATGTATCAACCTTTGTATGAAATGACACAGGTATTGTCCCATTTAactaatatttgttttcaaGTGCCTTTTATGATTTTCTGGTAATAATGGTTGGTTGTCATGTATAGGACCTCATAAGTTGGATTGAACAGAGGAAAAGTATGTTGGAAAAGCGTGAATTTCAGCATTATGTTTCTTGGTCAGTACTGTCTGACAAACCTTTTTTACTGTTTTGtagattatttatgatttttttttttcagttaataGTTTATACTTTGATGTAGCACCATTTCCTCTGCCATTTTGACCATTGATAACAACCCAAAATCTTTTGCATAATAttgtgtttttcaatttttattgattaGTGAAATTATTGCTAACCTCCCTTTCTAAAGCAATATCTCTTTCCTTATGTTgaattattgattatttttaacttGAGTCAGCAATAATAGGTCAATTGTCTTTTCTCAATTCCAATAGTTAATGTCGACCTTTTCAATATTGGTGTTATTTATCTTGATCTCATTTATGGAATTTCAATATATTTCTACCATTTATTTTGAGGATCAAAATAATTTCAAGTGTCCTACCATGTTCCTCTTATCACACCAAAACTCCATAACATAGTTAAAAAAGTAGCAGTTATGCTCTCATATATTCTCTGCTTCATTAGGAGACATCTTAAAGTTCACAGCTGACAGTGGATAA includes the following:
- the LOC107419855 gene encoding uncharacterized protein LOC107419855 isoform X2, whose amino-acid sequence is MEEQDSETQSSGSGGEEETLKLEPEGLRHDVEDQHVLQFLDSLDGYITLMDSLSLTLRQGWLELASARHSMGASRVNSALLNLKFHSASTSLQVTRNDVDSEANEANFTLCKWASSNSGHSSAGEKFREDKLQTKHDSPDLRHRSKSQFSDETSVQSGASLVADDHVQRERSKSLSVFGTLVSPKLRAAQLSFETALEMLVEIANTRSTMLSAFNRVKKGLEDIKS
- the LOC107419855 gene encoding uncharacterized protein LOC107419855 isoform X1, which produces MEEQDSETQSSGSGGEEETLKLEPEGLRHDVEDQHVLQFLDSLDGYITLMDSLSLTLRQGWLELASARHSMGASRVNSALLNLKFHSASTSLQVTRNDVDSEANEANFTLCKWASSNSGHSSAGEKFREDKLQTKHDSPDLRHRSKSQFSETPDETSVQSGASLVADDHVQRERSKSLSVFGTLVSPKLRAAQLSFETALEMLVEIANTRSTMLSAFNRVKKGLEDIKS
- the LOC107419856 gene encoding uncharacterized protein At5g43822 isoform X1, with the translated sequence MEAVVKKYQQRFRRARDEMDRWANLQSRLILQFTSSSSIIQRLQVLRDSKNYGCLNNIGDIKDAVLTKQMESLQSILLSMKKTLEEFHGVVLRLEKIHRDGRQMMRGGSSQPSLKQLKQRVGVKPSLADCLDGLMLLHEMHHFEYLLKSSLVSALSTLILKPNSCDLSALQQLLIDQPNIPKEEVQVIFDIIFAEEIS
- the LOC107419856 gene encoding uncharacterized protein At5g43822 isoform X2, with translation MEAVVKKYQQRFRRARDEMDRWANLQSRLILQFTSSSSIIQRLQVLRDSKNYGCLNNIGDIKDAVLTKQMESLQSILLSMKKTLEEFHGVVLRLEKIHRDGRQMMRGGSSQPSLKQLKQRVGVKPSLADCLDGLMLLHEMHHFDCSSATRTSCALCILIPTS